From a single Serratia surfactantfaciens genomic region:
- a CDS encoding winged helix-turn-helix transcriptional regulator encodes MQKTCFSDAPCPVARSLDLVGEWWSILILRDAFQGLSRFDEFQQSLGMSPTLLARRLKDLVAHGILHKELYQTRPARYQYLLTERGNDFLPVLAALSQWGNRHLTDGDISAQLIDSRSDQPIEVQLINHDTQQPVPQRFITLAPGPAASDGIHQRAELMRRRRLENFPELTKETS; translated from the coding sequence ATGCAAAAAACCTGTTTTAGCGATGCGCCTTGCCCGGTTGCGCGCTCATTGGATCTCGTCGGAGAATGGTGGAGCATCCTGATTCTGCGCGACGCCTTTCAAGGGCTCTCCCGATTCGACGAATTCCAGCAGAGCCTGGGGATGTCGCCAACTCTGCTGGCCCGACGGCTGAAGGATTTGGTCGCCCACGGCATTCTGCATAAGGAACTCTATCAAACGCGGCCGGCGCGCTATCAGTATCTGCTCACCGAGCGCGGCAACGATTTTCTCCCCGTGCTGGCTGCCCTCTCGCAATGGGGTAATCGCCATCTGACCGACGGTGACATCAGCGCCCAATTGATCGACAGCCGTTCCGATCAACCGATCGAGGTACAGTTGATCAATCACGACACTCAGCAACCGGTGCCGCAACGGTTTATTACGTTGGCGCCAGGGCCGGCGGCCAGCGACGGCATACATCAGCGCGCCGAGTTGATGCGGCGCCGGCGCCTCGAAAATTTCCCAGAATTGACCAAGGAGACATCATGA
- the fabA gene encoding bifunctional 3-hydroxydecanoyl-ACP dehydratase/trans-2-decenoyl-ACP isomerase, translating into MVDKRDSYTKEDLEASGRGELFGAGGPPLPAGNMLMMDRVVKMTEDGGTHNKGYVEAELDINPDLWFFGCHFIGDPVMPGCLGLDAMWQLVGFYLGWLGGEGKGRALGVGEVKFTGQVLPTAKKVTYRINFKRVITRKLIMGVADGEVLVDGEVIYTATDLKVGLFKDTAAF; encoded by the coding sequence ATGGTAGATAAACGCGATTCCTATACGAAAGAAGACCTCGAAGCATCCGGCCGTGGCGAGCTGTTTGGCGCCGGTGGCCCACCGTTGCCGGCAGGTAACATGTTGATGATGGACCGCGTGGTCAAGATGACCGAAGACGGCGGCACTCACAACAAAGGTTATGTGGAAGCGGAACTGGATATTAATCCGGACCTATGGTTCTTCGGTTGCCACTTTATCGGCGATCCGGTCATGCCAGGCTGCCTGGGCCTGGACGCGATGTGGCAGTTGGTCGGCTTCTACCTCGGTTGGCTGGGCGGCGAAGGCAAAGGCCGCGCGCTGGGCGTCGGTGAAGTCAAATTCACCGGCCAGGTGCTGCCAACCGCGAAGAAAGTGACCTATCGCATTAATTTCAAGCGCGTCATCACCCGCAAGTTAATCATGGGCGTCGCCGATGGTGAAGTGCTGGTTGACGGTGAAGTAATCTACACCGCCACCGATCTGAAAGTGGGCCTGTTCAAGGATACCGCAGCGTTCTAA
- a CDS encoding AAA family ATPase: MTNNRLEWQSLLPDVTPYQAIFDTAAQLAPVPFSAIQPRLENALTLFCHPQSPPRFMLLKAQETREYLELIANAVKPLLTKNTAFRGSHYVIQDGQVSVAPASRGDEPFAAGGACVFQDWIEPEQLFGCVRIHNGDITLQPGLVHQANGGILILSARALLAQPLLWLRLKQMIGQRQFHWVSPDETRPLPVAIPPMPLDLRLIVVGDRHGLADFHDIEPELSEQAVYGEYEDDLQLTEVDDMAQWCGYVNGVIAERQLPMLAADAWSPLIVQAVRYSGDQGILPLSPVWLGQQLSEAALYAEEDRITAKAFEAALNAREWRESYLAERMQDEIELGQILIETEGEVVGQINGLSVLDYPGHPRSFGEPSRISCVVHLGDGEFTDVERKAELGGNLHAKGMMIMQAFLIAELDLDQQLPFSASIVFEQSYGEVDGDSASLAELCALVSALSQQPITQQIAVTGSVDQFGNVQPIGGVNEKVEGFFEVCLRRGLTGKQGVVLPVTNVRHLCLRQDIVDAVREGQFHLWAVESAAEALPLLTGCLYSDEQQPNLLAAIQERIAQVSLQERRRPWPLRWLNWFNHG; this comes from the coding sequence TTGACCAATAACCGACTTGAATGGCAATCTTTATTGCCGGACGTAACGCCTTATCAGGCGATATTTGATACCGCCGCTCAGTTGGCACCCGTGCCCTTTTCCGCCATTCAGCCTCGGCTGGAAAATGCCCTGACGCTATTTTGCCACCCCCAATCGCCGCCGCGCTTTATGCTGTTGAAAGCGCAAGAAACGCGCGAGTACCTGGAGCTGATCGCTAACGCCGTCAAGCCGCTGCTGACGAAAAATACCGCATTCCGCGGCAGCCACTATGTCATTCAGGATGGCCAGGTCAGCGTAGCACCGGCCAGCCGTGGCGATGAACCTTTCGCCGCCGGCGGCGCTTGCGTGTTCCAGGATTGGATTGAACCCGAGCAGCTGTTTGGCTGCGTGCGGATCCACAATGGTGACATCACCCTGCAGCCAGGCCTGGTGCACCAGGCCAACGGCGGCATTCTGATCCTGTCGGCCCGGGCGCTGCTGGCCCAGCCGTTGCTATGGCTGCGGCTGAAGCAAATGATCGGCCAGCGCCAGTTCCATTGGGTTTCGCCCGACGAAACCCGCCCGCTGCCGGTAGCCATTCCGCCAATGCCGCTGGATCTGCGTCTGATCGTCGTCGGCGACCGCCACGGTCTGGCCGATTTCCACGATATCGAGCCGGAGCTGAGTGAACAAGCGGTCTACGGTGAATACGAAGACGACCTGCAGCTGACCGAAGTTGATGATATGGCGCAGTGGTGCGGTTACGTCAACGGCGTAATCGCCGAGCGGCAATTGCCGATGCTGGCGGCCGACGCCTGGTCGCCGCTGATCGTCCAGGCGGTGCGTTACAGTGGCGACCAGGGCATCCTGCCGCTCTCGCCGGTTTGGCTTGGTCAGCAGCTGTCCGAAGCCGCTCTGTATGCCGAAGAGGATCGCATTACCGCCAAAGCGTTTGAAGCGGCATTGAATGCCCGCGAATGGCGTGAAAGCTATCTGGCCGAGCGTATGCAGGATGAGATCGAACTGGGCCAGATCCTGATTGAGACCGAGGGTGAAGTCGTCGGACAGATCAACGGGCTGTCAGTTCTGGATTATCCCGGTCATCCGCGCAGCTTCGGCGAACCATCGCGCATCAGCTGCGTTGTGCACCTCGGCGACGGCGAGTTTACTGACGTCGAGCGCAAAGCCGAACTGGGCGGCAACCTGCACGCGAAAGGCATGATGATCATGCAGGCGTTCCTGATCGCCGAGCTGGATCTGGATCAGCAACTGCCCTTCTCCGCCTCGATCGTCTTTGAACAATCTTACGGTGAAGTGGACGGCGACAGCGCCTCGCTGGCTGAGCTGTGCGCATTGGTCAGCGCCCTGTCTCAGCAGCCGATCACTCAACAGATCGCCGTCACCGGCTCCGTCGACCAATTCGGCAACGTACAGCCGATAGGCGGCGTTAACGAAAAGGTCGAAGGTTTCTTCGAGGTTTGTTTGCGTCGCGGTCTGACGGGCAAACAGGGCGTCGTATTGCCCGTGACCAACGTGCGCCACCTGTGTCTGCGTCAAGATATCGTCGATGCGGTGCGCGAGGGGCAGTTCCATCTGTGGGCAGTCGAAAGTGCGGCGGAAGCCTTGCCTTTGCTCACGGGTTGCCTCTACTCTGACGAACAACAGCCGAATCTGTTGGCGGCCATTCAGGAACGGATTGCGCAGGTCAGCCTGCAGGAACGCCGCCGTCCGTGGCCGCTGCGCTGGCTCAACTGGTTCAACCACGGCTGA
- the matP gene encoding macrodomain Ter protein MatP — MKYQQLENLESGWKWKYLVKKHREGELITRYIENSAAQEAVNELLKLENEPVKVLAWIAAHMNPELDNRMKQTIRARRKRHFNAEHQHTRKKSIDLEFLVWQRLAALARRRGVTLSETVVQLIEDAERKEKYANQMSSLKEDLKAILGKEPK, encoded by the coding sequence ATGAAATATCAGCAACTGGAAAATCTGGAGAGCGGTTGGAAATGGAAGTACCTGGTGAAGAAGCACCGGGAAGGGGAACTCATTACCCGCTACATTGAAAACAGCGCTGCTCAGGAAGCGGTTAACGAGCTGCTGAAGCTGGAAAATGAGCCGGTAAAGGTACTTGCATGGATTGCCGCCCATATGAATCCGGAACTGGATAACCGGATGAAGCAAACGATCCGCGCCCGCCGCAAACGTCATTTTAACGCAGAACACCAGCATACGCGTAAAAAATCTATCGATTTGGAGTTTTTGGTTTGGCAACGCCTGGCTGCTTTAGCACGCCGCCGCGGCGTTACGCTGTCGGAAACCGTGGTGCAGCTTATCGAGGATGCTGAACGCAAAGAGAAGTATGCGAACCAGATGTCGTCGTTGAAAGAAGACCTGAAGGCGATTCTCGGCAAAGAGCCCAAGTAA